In Dermacentor silvarum isolate Dsil-2018 chromosome 2, BIME_Dsil_1.4, whole genome shotgun sequence, the following proteins share a genomic window:
- the LOC125943533 gene encoding tigger transposable element-derived protein 4-like — MKVLEDVDRAQESKTAIAKRHGIPKCTLSRILKDREKIQKAYNSGAFTPGRKRMRLADHEDLEKALFLWFKRARSSNLPVTGPILEEKARDIALQIGIEDLKFSDGWLSRFKKRHGLVFRTIAGESAAVDLNVCADWQQQKLQDVLSTYKPSDIFNVDEMALFYKLLPNKTLSLKGEKCTGGKHSKDRVTVLVGANMDGSEKLKLLVIGKAKRPRAFKGVKGLPVFYEANTKAWMTQAIFETWLRERDAEFTKKGRKVVFVVDNCPAHGEVRDLNSIRLEFLPANVTAVLQPMDQGVIRNLKVFYRRHILRRMMLYMESNKGYTVDLLSAIHILAQSWDEVASTTIRRCFGHAGFFEQVDASQEGLDASQEESDADNAEADTVFDLVAQRCGSGTGTMDEYEAVDDDVVTCREDTLVDILKEVEEGTGDESEEEMDSDDHQSAPLTSEASQAVELLQRYFQKEGCLEHLCNLNKMNAYLVKQSHTKLRQATLHSFFGGCDP; from the coding sequence ATGAAAGTTCTCGAAGACGTCGATCGCGCCCAGGAGTCCAAGACGGCTATCGCGAAAAGGCATGGCATCCCGAAGTGCACCCTTTCGAGGATTTTGAAAGATCGCGAAAAGATTCAAAAGGCTTACAACAGCGGCGCTTTCACTCCCGGTAGGAAAAGGATGCGTCTGGCCGACCACGAGGACCTCGAGAAAGCACTTTTCCTGTGGTTTAAGCGCGCGCGAAGCTCCAACCTTCCAGTGACCGGGCCTATTTTGGAGGAGAAAGCAAGAGACATCGCACTCCAAATCGGGATTGAAGACTTAAAGTTCAGTGACGGCTGGTTAAGCCGTTTCAAAAAGCGCCATGGCCTCGTCTTCCGCACTATAGCAGGTGAGAGTGCCGCGGTAGATCTGAATGTTTGCGCCGACTGGCAGCAGCAGAAGCTCCAAGACGTCCTCTCAACTTATAAGCCCAGCGACATCTTCAACGTGGACGAAATGGCGCTTTTTTATAAACTTCTTCCCAACAAGACTCTCAGCTTGAAAGGTGAGAAGTGTACAGGAGGAAAACACAGCAAGGACCGCGTTACTGTTCTGGTGGGAGCCAATATGGACGGGTCCGAAAAACTGAAGCTTCTTGTCATCGGAAAAGCAAAGAGACCTCGGGCTTTTAAAGGTGTGAAAGGACTCCCGGTATTTTACGAGGCAAATACCAAGGCTTGGATGACCCAGGCAATTTTCGAAACCTGGTTGAGGGAGAGAGATGCAGAGTTCACcaaaaaaggcagaaaggttGTGTTCGTTGTGGACAATTGCCCAGCGCATGGTGAAGTGCGAGACCTGAACTCTATTCGGCTGGAGTTCCTCCCTGCCAATGTGACAGCCGTGCTCCAGCCAATGGACCAAGGCGTTATTCGAAATTTAAAAGTGTTTTACCGTCGCCACATCCTTAGAAGGATGATGCTGTATATGGAGAGCAACAAAGGGTACACCGTAGACCTCCTTTCTGCCATCCACATCTTGGCCCAGTCATGGGACGAGGTTGCATCTACAACCATTCGGCGATGCTTTGGTCACGCGGGCTTCTTTGAGCAAGTGGATGCAAGCCAAGAAGGGTTGGATGCAAGCCAAGAAGAGTCTGACGCCGACAATGCTGAAGCAGACACTGTTTTTGATTTGGTGGCCCAGAGGTGCGGCTCTGGCACTGGGACAATGGATGAGTACGAAGCTGTTGATGATGACGTGGTCACCTGCCGTGAGGATACTTTAGTTGACATACTAAAGGAAGTCGAAGAAGGCACAGGTGATGAAAGTGAGGAGGAGATGGACAGTGACGACCACCAGAGTGCCCCACTGACTTCAGAGGCAAGCCAGGCAGTAGAACTTCTCCAGCGGTACTTCCAGAAGGAGGGCTGCTTGGAGCATCTGTGCAATTTAAACAAGATGAATGCGTACTTGGTGAAGCAGTCCCACACCAAGCTGAGGCAagccaccttgcacagctttttTGGGGGTTGTGACCCTTAA